A section of the Sphaerodactylus townsendi isolate TG3544 linkage group LG11, MPM_Stown_v2.3, whole genome shotgun sequence genome encodes:
- the LOC125441190 gene encoding vomeronasal type-2 receptor 26-like, with the protein MFPNSNHHYNGILELLLHFRWTWIGVIHMPIKTSEVFVHSVLPLFSQKGICFAFIAKFPKMTSSNNIVEVMEKGMGLFNIAMTSTANVLVVHSNTETIMILRMLLHGSIFENRPVKKKIWIMTAQMEFTSLSFQRDWDLFIHGAICFAIHSAEVPGFQEFLRRRNPQVEKEDGFIKDFWKDIFMCMFHDSVSDRKAEKICTGEEKLETLPGSVFEMSMNGHSYSVYNAVYAVAHAVHAMRLSTFRQRNPMNGETWKLNQPPWQLHHFLRNVSFNNTAGEEVSFDQNGELIAGFDVINWVTFPNQSFLRVRVGRIDPKAPPNNIFTIREDAIVWPRGFNQARPLSVCNGICSPGYSRMKKEGEPFCCYDCFPCPEGKISGHEDMDDCFPCPEGYYPNRDHNLCIPKVISFLSYEEILGASLAVSALSLSLITAWIFGIFLKYRDTPIVKANNRDLTYTLLMSLLLSFLCTLLFIGRPEKFMCLLRQTAFGIIFSLAVSSVLAKTTTVVLAFVATKPGSRMKDWVGKRSTICIVLFGLLVQATVCTVWLATSPPFPDSDMHTVTEEIVLQCNEGSVALFFCVLGFLGFLAVVSFTVAFLSRKLPDSFNEAKFITFSMVVFCSVWLSFIPAYLSTKGKYMVAMEIFSILSSSAGLLVCIFSPKLYILMLKPEWNNKDWLLRRRKEES; encoded by the exons ATGTTCCCAAACAGCAACCACCATTATAATGGGATTCTTGAGTTACTGCTCCATTTCAGGTGGACGTGGATTGGGGTGATTCATATGCCTATCAAGACCTCAGAGGTATTTGTACATAGTGTGCTCCCCCTCTTTTCCCAGAAAGGGATCTGCTTTGCCTTCATCGCAAAGTTCCCCAAAATGACATCATCCAATAATATTGTTGAAGTGATGGAGAAGGGGATGGGTTTATTCAACATTGCCATGACAAGCACGGCCAATGTGCTGGTGGTCCATAGCAACACGGAAACCATAATGATTTTGAGAATGTTGCTGCATGGGTCAATATTTGAGAACAGACCAGtgaagaaaaaaatctggatcATGACAGCCCAGATGGAATTCACCTCACTATCCTTCCAGAGAGACTGGGACTTATTCATCCACGGTGCTATATGCTTTGCCATTCACTCAGCGGAGGTGCCGGGATTCCAGGAGTTTCTTCGGAGGAGGAACCctcaagtggaaaaggaagatggCTTTATCAAGGACTTCTGGAAAGATATATTTATGTGCATGTTTCATGATTCTGTATCAGACAGGAAGGCTGAGAAAATCTGCACTGGGGAGGAGAAGCTGGAGACTCTTCCAGGGTCTGTCTTTGAAATGAGCATGAATGGCCACAGCTACAGTGTTTATAACGCAGTCTATGCTGTGGCGCATGCAGTGCATGCCATGCGGTTGTCCACATTCAGACAAAGAAACCCGATGAATGGAGAGACCTGGAAGCTGAATCAGCCGCCATGGCAG CTCCATCATTTTCTGAGAAACGTCTCATTTAACAACACTGCCGGGGAAGAGGTGTCCTTTGACCAAAATGGGGAACTGATAGCTGGATTTGATGTTATCAACTGGGTCACCTTCCCGAACCAGTCTTTTCTGAGAGTCAGAGTGGGAAGGATAGACCCAAAGGCTCCTCCTAATAACATATTCACCATTCGTGAAGATGCCATTGTGTGGCCCAGAGGATTCAATCAG GCCCGGCCCCTTTCTGTGTGTAATGGCATTTGCTCTCCGGGTTATAGCAGgatgaagaaggaaggggaaccATTTTGCTGCTATGATTGCTTCCCGTGTCCAGAAGGGAAAATTTCTGGCCATGAAG ATATGGATGACTGTTTCCCATGTCCAGAAGGTTATTACCCTAACAGAGACCACAATTTATGCATTCCCAAAGTTATTAGCTTCTTATCTTATGAAGAAATATTGGGAGCTAGTCTGGCTGTTTCTGCCCTTTCTTTATCGCTCATTACAGCTTGGATCTTCGGGATATTCCTTAAATATCGGGACACTCCCATCGTCAAAGCCAACAATCGCGACCTCACCTACACTCTCCTCATgtcccttcttctctctttcctttgcaCTTTATTATTCATTGGCCGACCTGAAAAGTTCATGTGTCTCCTCCGACAAACAGCTTTTGGCATCATCTTCTCCCTCGCCGTGTCTTCTGTGTTGGCCAAAACCACCACAGTGGTTCTAGCGTTCGTGGCCACCAAACCAGGATCCAGAATGAAGGACTGGGTGGGGAAACGATCCACAATCTGCATTGTTCTTTTCGGCCTTCTTGTTCAAGCCACTGTTTGTACTGTATGGCTGGcaacctctcctccatttccagATTCTGACATGCACACAGTAACGGAAGAGATTGTGCTGCAATGTAATGAAGGGTCCgttgctttgtttttctgtgtcCTGGGCTTTCTGGGCTTCTTGGCCGTCGTCAGCTTCACCGTGGCTTTCCTATCCAGGAAATTACCAGACAGCTTTAATGAAGCCAAATTCATCACTTTCAGCATGGTggtcttttgcagtgtttggCTCTCCTTTATTCCAGCCTACTTAAGCACCAAGGGAAAATACATGGTGGCTAtggagatcttctccatcttgTCCTCCAGTGCTGGATTGCTAGTTTGCATCTTTTCTCCTAAATTATACATCCTGATGCTGAAGCCTGAATGGAATAATAAGGACTGgttgctaagaagaagaaaagaagaaagctaA